A region of Arabidopsis thaliana chromosome 5, partial sequence DNA encodes the following proteins:
- the SEP1 gene encoding K-box region and MADS-box transcription factor family protein (SEPALLATA1 (SEP1); FUNCTIONS IN: DNA binding, sequence-specific DNA binding transcription factor activity; INVOLVED IN: flower development, ovule development; LOCATED IN: nucleus; EXPRESSED IN: 12 plant structures; EXPRESSED DURING: 6 growth stages; CONTAINS InterPro DOMAIN/s: Transcription factor, MADS-box (InterPro:IPR002100), Transcription factor, K-box (InterPro:IPR002487); BEST Arabidopsis thaliana protein match is: K-box region and MADS-box transcription factor family protein (TAIR:AT3G02310.1); Has 30201 Blast hits to 17322 proteins in 780 species: Archae - 12; Bacteria - 1396; Metazoa - 17338; Fungi - 3422; Plants - 5037; Viruses - 0; Other Eukaryotes - 2996 (source: NCBI BLink).), producing MGRGRVELKRIENKINRQVTFAKRRNGLLKKAYELSVLCDAEVALIIFSNRGKLYEFCSSSNMLKTLDRYQKCSYGSIEVNNKPAKELENSYREYLKLKGRYENLQRQQRNLLGEDLGPLNSKELEQLERQLDGSLKQVRSIKTQYMLDQLSDLQNKEQMLLETNRALAMKLDDMIGVRSHHMGGGGGWEGGEQNVTYAHHQAQSQGLYQPLECNPTLQMGYDNPVCSEQITATTQAQAQQGNGYIPGWML from the exons atgggaagaggaagagtaGAGCTGAAGAGGATagagaacaaaatcaacagaCAAGTAACGTTTGCAAAGCGTAGGAACGGTTTGTTGAAGAAAGCTTATGAATTGTCTGTTCTCTGTGATGCTGAAGTTgctctcatcatcttctccaaccGTGGAAAGCTCTATGAGTTTTGCAGCTCCTCAAA CATGCTCAAGACACTTGATCGGTACCAGAAATGCAGCTATGGATCCATTGAAGTCAACAACAAACCTGCCAAAGAACTTGAG AACAGCTACAGAGAATATCTGAAGCTTAAGGGTAGATATGAGAACCTTCAACGTCAACAGAG AAATCTTCTTGGGGAGGATTTAGGACCTTTGAATTCAAAGGAGTTAGAGCAGCTTGAGCGTCAACTGGACGGCTCTCTCAAGCAAGTTCGGTCCATCAAG ACACAGTACATGCTTGACCAGCTCTCGGATCTTCAAAATAAAGAGCAAATGTTGCTTGAAACCAATAGAGCTTTGGCAATGAAG CTGGATGATATGATTGGTGTGAGAAGTCATCATatgggaggaggaggaggatgggAAGGTGGTGAACAGAATGTTACCTACGCGCATCATCAAGCTCAGTCTCAGGGACTATACCAGCCTCTTGAATGCAATCCAACTCTGCAAATGGG GTATGATAATCCGGTATGCTCAGAGCAAATAACTGCGACAACCCAAGCTCAGGCGCAGCAGGGAAACGGTTACATCCCGGGGTGGATGCTCTGA
- the SEP1 gene encoding K-box region and MADS-box transcription factor family protein (SEPALLATA1 (SEP1); FUNCTIONS IN: DNA binding, sequence-specific DNA binding transcription factor activity; INVOLVED IN: flower development, ovule development; LOCATED IN: nucleus; EXPRESSED IN: 12 plant structures; EXPRESSED DURING: 6 growth stages; CONTAINS InterPro DOMAIN/s: Transcription factor, MADS-box (InterPro:IPR002100), Transcription factor, K-box (InterPro:IPR002487); BEST Arabidopsis thaliana protein match is: K-box region and MADS-box transcription factor family protein (TAIR:AT3G02310.1); Has 30201 Blast hits to 17322 proteins in 780 species: Archae - 12; Bacteria - 1396; Metazoa - 17338; Fungi - 3422; Plants - 5037; Viruses - 0; Other Eukaryotes - 2996 (source: NCBI BLink).), translating to MGRGRVELKRIENKINRQVTFAKRRNGLLKKAYELSVLCDAEVALIIFSNRGKLYEFCSSSNMLKTLDRYQKCSYGSIEVNNKPAKELENSYREYLKLKGRYENLQRQQRNLLGEDLGPLNSKELEQLERQLDGSLKQVRSIKTQYMLDQLSDLQNKEQMLLETNRALAMKLDDMIGVRSHHMGGGGGWEGGEQNVTYAHHQAQSQGLYQPLECNPTLQMGCCFGDDDDDDRYDNPVCSEQITATTQAQAQQGNGYIPGWML from the exons atgggaagaggaagagtaGAGCTGAAGAGGATagagaacaaaatcaacagaCAAGTAACGTTTGCAAAGCGTAGGAACGGTTTGTTGAAGAAAGCTTATGAATTGTCTGTTCTCTGTGATGCTGAAGTTgctctcatcatcttctccaaccGTGGAAAGCTCTATGAGTTTTGCAGCTCCTCAAA CATGCTCAAGACACTTGATCGGTACCAGAAATGCAGCTATGGATCCATTGAAGTCAACAACAAACCTGCCAAAGAACTTGAG AACAGCTACAGAGAATATCTGAAGCTTAAGGGTAGATATGAGAACCTTCAACGTCAACAGAG AAATCTTCTTGGGGAGGATTTAGGACCTTTGAATTCAAAGGAGTTAGAGCAGCTTGAGCGTCAACTGGACGGCTCTCTCAAGCAAGTTCGGTCCATCAAG ACACAGTACATGCTTGACCAGCTCTCGGATCTTCAAAATAAAGAGCAAATGTTGCTTGAAACCAATAGAGCTTTGGCAATGAAG CTGGATGATATGATTGGTGTGAGAAGTCATCATatgggaggaggaggaggatgggAAGGTGGTGAACAGAATGTTACCTACGCGCATCATCAAGCTCAGTCTCAGGGACTATACCAGCCTCTTGAATGCAATCCAACTCTGCAAATGGG TTGCTgttttggtgatgatgatgatgatgacagGTATGATAATCCGGTATGCTCAGAGCAAATAACTGCGACAACCCAAGCTCAGGCGCAGCAGGGAAACGGTTACATCCCGGGGTGGATGCTCTGA